The genomic interval ACCGCGTGCCGGTGACTGGCGGCGAGGGCGTCCAGCGCGGGCAGGACGTCCGGGAAGAGGGCCCAGGCGGTCTCGTAGTGCGCGATGTACCGCTGGAACCAGGCGTCGGCCTCCGCGTCGGTCAGCTCCTGGCCGAGGAACACCCGCACCCGGTCCCGCCGCTGCCCCTGGAAGTCGACCTCCCCCGCCGAGAACCGCGCCCACTGGGCGCCGGTGACCGCCCGCCACCGCGCGATGGCCTGCTCGACACTCTCGTACGCCTCCAGCAGCCCCTCGGCGGCCAGATGCAGGCCCATTCCGATGCGGTCGGCCCTCGTGTAATCGAAGAGGGTGTCGTCGACGTCCCAGACCACGGCACTGATGCTCATGATCCGACAGTACGCCGGACCGGCTGGGGGTTCGGGGGTTATCCCCCGATGAACACAGCATCGAAGAGGGTGTCGTCGACGTCCCAGACCACGGCCCGAATGCTCATGATCCGACGGTAACGCGGCAAGCGGGGCCCGTCCGGCGATTGCGGTGCCTCAGGAGGGGGCTCGACGGACCTATGACGCGCTGTGCGCCTATTTGATCGACGAGAGGGACGCGGTCTGAGATTCAGCGGAGGGGCGGCACCCGGACCCCGGGTGCCGCCCCTCACGCGCGTGTGCGCTACGCGGCGAGCTTCTCCAGCGCCGCGTCGATCCTCGCCAGCGTCGTCTCCTTGCCCAGGATCTCCAGGGACTCGAAGAGGGGCAGGCCGACCGTGCGGCCGGTGACGGCGATGCGGACCGGGGCCTGGGCCTTGCCGAGCTTGAGGCCGTGGGTCTCGCCGGCGGCCAGGACGGCCTCCTTGAGGGACTCCGGCAAGGTCCAGTCCGCCGACTCCAGCTTCTCGCGGGCCGTGCGCAGCAGGGCGTCCGAGCCCTCCTTCATCGCCTTCGTCCAGGAGGGCTCGTCGAAGACCGGCTCCGCAAGGAACAGGAAGTCGACGTTGTCGGTGATCTCCGAGAGGACCTTGAGGCGGGTCTGGGCGTGCGGGGCGATCGCCTGCCACTTCGTCTCGTCGAAGTCCTCCGGGGCCCACGGGGCGAAGGGCGCCTTCAGCCAGGGCGCACAGCGCTCCGTGAAGTCCTTCACGTCGAGCAGGCGGATGTGGTCGGCGTTGATCGCCTCGCACTTCTTCAGGTCGAAGCGGGCCGGGTTGGGGTTCACGTCGGCGATGTCGAAGGCCGCGACCAGCTCGTCGGTGGTGAAGATGTCCTTGTCCGCGGAGAGCGACCAGCCCAGCAGGGACAGGTAGTTGAGCAGGCCCTCGGGCAGGAAGCCGCGCTCCCGGTAGAGGTTGAGCGAGGCCTGCGGGTCACGCTTGGAGAGCTTCTTGTTGCCCTCGCCCATCACGTACGGCAGGTGGCCGAAGGCGGGCACGGTCTTCGCTACGCCCAGCTCGATCAGCGCCTTGTACAGAGCGATCTGGCGCGGGGTGGAGGACAGCAGGTCCTCGCCGCGCAGGACGTGGGTGATCTCCATCAGGGCGTCGTCGACCGGGTTCACCAGCGTGTAGAGGGGCGCCCCGTTGGCTCGTACGATCCCGTAGTCCGGCACGTTCTCCGGGGTGAAGGTCAGCTCGCCGCGGACCAGGTCCGTGAAGGTGATCGTCTCGTCGGGCATGCGGAAGCGGACGATGGGCGTACGGCCCTGGGCCGTGTACTCCGCCACCTGCGCCTCGGTGAGGTCGCGGCAGTGGCCGTCGTAGCCCGAGGGCTTGCCTGCCGCGCGGGCCGCCTCGCGGCGGGTGTCCAGCTCCTCCTGGGAGCAGTAGCAGTGGTACGCGTGACCGGCGTCCAGGAGCTTCGCGGCGACGTCCTTGTAGAGGTCCATGCGCTGCGACTGGCGGTACGGCGCGTGCGGGCCGCCGACCTCGGGGCCCTCGTCCCAGTCGAAGCCCAGCCAGCGCATCGAGTCGAGCAGCTGGTTGTAGGACTCCTCGGAGTCGCGGGCCGCGTCGGTGTCCTCGATGCGGAAGACGAGCGTGCCCTGGTGGTGCCGGGCGAAGGCCCAGTTGAACAGGGCGGTGCGGACCAGGCCCACATGGGGGTTACCGGTGGGCGAGGGGCAGAAACGTACGCGGACGGGTGCGCTAGCCACGCTTGACAACCTTGTTGGTGAGAGTGCCGATGCCTTCGATGGTGACGGCGACCTCGTCGCCGACGGTGAGCGGCCCGACGCCTGCCGGGGTGCCCGTGAGGATCACGTCGCCGGGAAGCAGCGTCATGGCCTCGGAGATGTTGACGATCAGATCCTCGATCGGGTGGATCATCTCGCTGGTACGGCCGAGCTGGCGTTGTTCGCCGTTGACGGTGAGCTGGACCGTCAGGTCGGAGGCCGTCTCCAGGTCCAGGCCGGTCTCCACCCAGGGGCCCAGCGGGCAGGAGGTGTCGAAGCCCTTGGCCCGCGCCCACTGCTTCTCGCGCTTCTGGACGTCCCGGGCGGTGATGTCGTTGGCGCAGGTGTAACCGAAGATCACGTCCTTGACGCGCTCGCGCGGGACCTCGCGGCACATACGGCCGATGACGACGGCCAGTTCGGCCTCGTGGTGGACGTCCGCGGAGAAGGACGGGTACTGGATGTCGTCGCCGGGGCCGATCACCGAGGTGGAGGGCTTGAAGAAGGCGAACGGGACGTCCGGGACCTCGTTGCCCAGTTCCTTGGCGTGGTCGGCGTAGTTGCGGCCGTACGCGACGACCTTGTTGGGGAGCACCGGCGGCAGCAGCCTGACCTTGCTCAGCGGGACCTTCGTACCGGAGAGCTCGAAGTCCGCGAAGGGGATGCCCTTGATGATGTCGAGGACGAGCTCGTCCGGCCTGTCGCCCTCGACCGCGCCGAAGGCGACGTTCCCGTCGATGGAGAATCTGGCGATGCGCACGGGATCTGGGCGCCCCTCTACTCGGCCGGCTGGAGTCTGACGCTCCAGGCTAACGCGGGAAGGGGTGCCCCGAGGCGTTGGACCGCGCGGCGCCCGGGCCACCTGCCGCAAGGGCGGTGATCCGGGCGCGCTACGGTTACTTCGCGGCGGAGACCGGGATCTCCATCAGGACCGTCCGCCGGGGGTTGGCGGTCTGGGCGGGGAGGTCGAGCGGGTGCTCCGGCTGCTCCGGGATCTGCAGGGCGTCGGCGTCCTCGAGGTGCGCCAGCGTCGTGCGCCGCGGGTTGGCAATGTTGCGGAACATCATCGTCGTCTTCACGGTTGTACTCGACCTCGACAAGTGGTGGGTTGGACAGATGCGGCCTTCTTGTAAAGCGTCAGGCTAAACATGTCGTTCCCCGCCGAACTCGCGAAGACCCTGTGATGGGCATGTGAGTTTGCTCACTGACCTAGGGGCAAACCGGACAATTCCAAGCCTCAACCCACCCCAACGAAACGGACATTGACCCCCTGAAGCCATCATTCCGCTCCTGATCATGGCGACTGGGACACCTACCCCCGCGGGGTGACTCGCGGACCTATGTCCGATATCGACAAAAACACTTTCCACACCCGGTGACACGGTCCTCACGAGGTGTCACGTAGGTCACGGTCTGACCCACGCACCTTGTTGGAGATCCTGCACTGTGCTGGAATTCCACGGACCGCCGCGGGATCGAGCCGGTGCACAGGGGGCGCTCAGAAGCGCCGAGCGGCGGTGAGAAGGGGGAGCCAGCGCCGGTCACTCACGATCACCCGGGGTGCGTATTCAGGGCGCTCCCCACAACGCCGACACCGTGCTCCGCCGTTCTGCGGAGGAGCGCCTGGTCCAGAGGTTGCGACGCTAGTGCAGGGACGTTTCAAGAGGGATGGCAGCGCTTCGGCCGAGCCGGAGCGGCACGGCGGGACTGGCCCCAATGTCGGCAGTTCCTCCCCCCAGCACGCCCAGAACCCGGGCCCGGGACCGTCGGCAGACGGTGGTTCCGGCACCGGGCGCCTCGGCACGTCGGCGTCCTCGGGCCCGGCGGCCACACCGACGGTGAAGCCCCCGAAGGGCCCGAGCGGCCCCGGGTCGCGCATAGCCC from Streptomyces sp. CC0208 carries:
- a CDS encoding HAD family hydrolase, with translation MSISAVVWDVDDTLFDYTRADRIGMGLHLAAEGLLEAYESVEQAIARWRAVTGAQWARFSAGEVDFQGQRRDRVRVFLGQELTDAEADAWFQRYIAHYETAWALFPDVLPALDALAASHRHAVLSNSSIHVQDRKLRVLGVHDRFEVILCAAELGVSKPEAGAFLAACDALELAPHQVAYVGDHPEIDGRGAAEAGLLSVWIDREGGVHAQVPTPAGPRRIASLAELPAILGADTRFGAPSTFG
- the gltX gene encoding glutamate--tRNA ligase codes for the protein MSSVASAPVRVRFCPSPTGNPHVGLVRTALFNWAFARHHQGTLVFRIEDTDAARDSEESYNQLLDSMRWLGFDWDEGPEVGGPHAPYRQSQRMDLYKDVAAKLLDAGHAYHCYCSQEELDTRREAARAAGKPSGYDGHCRDLTEAQVAEYTAQGRTPIVRFRMPDETITFTDLVRGELTFTPENVPDYGIVRANGAPLYTLVNPVDDALMEITHVLRGEDLLSSTPRQIALYKALIELGVAKTVPAFGHLPYVMGEGNKKLSKRDPQASLNLYRERGFLPEGLLNYLSLLGWSLSADKDIFTTDELVAAFDIADVNPNPARFDLKKCEAINADHIRLLDVKDFTERCAPWLKAPFAPWAPEDFDETKWQAIAPHAQTRLKVLSEITDNVDFLFLAEPVFDEPSWTKAMKEGSDALLRTAREKLESADWTLPESLKEAVLAAGETHGLKLGKAQAPVRIAVTGRTVGLPLFESLEILGKETTLARIDAALEKLAA
- a CDS encoding fumarylacetoacetate hydrolase family protein, giving the protein MRIARFSIDGNVAFGAVEGDRPDELVLDIIKGIPFADFELSGTKVPLSKVRLLPPVLPNKVVAYGRNYADHAKELGNEVPDVPFAFFKPSTSVIGPGDDIQYPSFSADVHHEAELAVVIGRMCREVPRERVKDVIFGYTCANDITARDVQKREKQWARAKGFDTSCPLGPWVETGLDLETASDLTVQLTVNGEQRQLGRTSEMIHPIEDLIVNISEAMTLLPGDVILTGTPAGVGPLTVGDEVAVTIEGIGTLTNKVVKRG